In a genomic window of Microterricola viridarii:
- a CDS encoding RidA family protein: MTKQAITIPNAPKPAGPYSHGVVANGFLFTAGFGPQDPATGEVVPGGVAEQTAQVLRNIQAVLNEVGATMDDVVKTTAHLQHLHRDFAEYNVAYAGFFSEPYPVRTTVGSDLANILVEIDVVVALPTA, from the coding sequence ATGACCAAGCAGGCCATCACCATCCCGAACGCCCCGAAGCCCGCCGGGCCCTACAGCCACGGTGTCGTCGCCAACGGCTTCCTGTTCACCGCCGGCTTCGGCCCGCAGGACCCGGCCACCGGCGAGGTCGTGCCCGGCGGCGTCGCCGAGCAGACCGCCCAGGTGCTGCGCAACATCCAGGCCGTGCTGAACGAGGTCGGCGCCACGATGGACGACGTCGTCAAGACCACCGCGCACCTGCAGCACCTGCACCGCGATTTCGCCGAGTACAACGTGGCATACGCCGGCTTCTTCAGCGAGCCGTACCCCGTGCGCACCACCGTCGGCAGCGACCTCGCCAACATCCTGGTCGAGATCGACGTCGTCGTCGCGCTGCCGACCGCCTAG
- a CDS encoding IclR family transcriptional regulator, producing MSQTIHRATEIIELLAASPRSLNEVATHFEVHRTTVFRQLQTLERAGFVMHRADGQYAIGTRIIAIAQQALDNFDLRRVAHEELRALQRRVGTTVHLAQLLERSVVYIDKVEGDSSVRMYSRIGLPVLPQATGVGKVILAQLPSQRRDELLAGTEWTAFTGTTHTSRASLDADLATISGRGWGVDDSEFEDFMNCIAAPIANSTGTVLGALSISSIKVVNDLDALRRHLPDLLDTTARISAQLG from the coding sequence GTGTCACAGACAATCCACCGTGCGACCGAGATCATCGAGTTGCTCGCCGCCAGCCCGCGCAGCCTGAACGAGGTCGCCACCCACTTCGAGGTGCACCGCACGACCGTGTTCCGCCAGCTGCAGACGCTCGAGCGCGCCGGTTTCGTGATGCACCGAGCCGACGGGCAGTACGCCATCGGCACCCGCATCATCGCGATCGCGCAGCAGGCGCTCGACAACTTCGACCTGCGCCGCGTCGCCCACGAGGAGCTGCGGGCCCTGCAGCGCCGCGTCGGCACGACCGTGCACCTGGCCCAGCTGCTGGAGCGCAGCGTCGTCTACATCGACAAGGTCGAGGGAGATTCCAGTGTGCGCATGTACTCGCGGATCGGCCTGCCGGTGTTGCCGCAGGCCACCGGGGTCGGCAAGGTGATCCTGGCGCAGCTGCCGAGCCAACGCCGCGACGAGCTGCTGGCCGGCACCGAGTGGACGGCGTTCACCGGCACCACGCACACCTCCCGCGCCAGCCTCGACGCCGATCTCGCCACGATCTCCGGCCGCGGGTGGGGCGTCGACGACAGCGAGTTCGAGGACTTCATGAACTGCATCGCCGCCCCCATCGCCAACTCCACCGGCACCGTGCTCGGCGCCCTCTCCATCAGCTCTATCAAGGTCGTCAACGACCTGGACGCACTCCGGCGCCACCTGCCCGACCTGCTCGACACGACCGCTCGCATCAGCGCGCAACTGGGCTAG
- a CDS encoding N-acyl-D-amino-acid deacylase family protein, translated as MVPDWILRGGEVIDGLGGARFRADVHISAGRISAIVPVESASRVEPVVTQARILDVAGLIVAPGFIDMHAHSDLAVLADPAHLAKVQQGVTLEVVGQDGLGYSPVTDATMAATRAQLAGWNGAPELDYAWRSVADYLDRVDGGAATNVAVLVPHGTARMNVMGMDAASASPEQLDQIRAYVDQGMRDGAVGMSTGLTYAPGMYASDAELAHALAAVRAHGGYYCPHHRNYGAEVVQGYADCLELAARAGVPLHLAHCHVNFPLNRGRAPEVLAAIDAAIAAGGDVTLDAYPYLSSATYLSSMLPGWAQSDGADATLALLADPATRAAILHELEVTGSDGQHGVPVDWQTISISAVADPANAWAVGHTIAELATARGIAPGELFAELLIADRLGPGCLMAVGNAENMEAVMLHGAHTVGTDGILVGEKPHPRGWGSFPLWLGHFARDRGLLSLEEAVLHATSRPAARLGLLDRGVVAVGNWADLVLLDPDAVGSPASYDEPTLPPTGIPHVFVNGVPTLLDGRRTAELPGRAIRGAGAQTARGDLSNHPGTAPAHRGDTHD; from the coding sequence ATGGTGCCCGACTGGATCCTGCGCGGCGGCGAGGTGATCGACGGACTCGGCGGTGCGCGCTTCCGCGCCGACGTGCACATCAGCGCCGGCCGGATCAGCGCGATCGTGCCTGTCGAATCGGCCTCAAGGGTTGAGCCGGTCGTAACCCAGGCCCGCATCCTCGACGTCGCCGGGCTGATCGTCGCCCCGGGCTTCATCGACATGCACGCCCACTCCGACCTCGCCGTGCTCGCCGACCCGGCCCACCTCGCCAAGGTGCAGCAGGGCGTCACCCTCGAGGTCGTCGGCCAGGACGGCCTCGGCTACTCGCCCGTCACCGACGCCACCATGGCGGCGACGCGCGCCCAGCTCGCCGGCTGGAACGGCGCCCCCGAGCTCGACTACGCCTGGCGAAGCGTCGCCGACTACCTCGACCGCGTCGACGGGGGAGCGGCGACGAACGTCGCCGTGCTCGTGCCGCACGGCACCGCGCGCATGAACGTGATGGGCATGGATGCGGCATCCGCGAGCCCGGAGCAGCTCGACCAGATCCGCGCATATGTCGATCAGGGCATGCGCGACGGGGCCGTCGGGATGTCGACCGGGCTGACGTATGCGCCCGGCATGTACGCCAGCGACGCCGAGCTCGCGCACGCCCTCGCGGCGGTGCGCGCACACGGCGGCTACTACTGCCCGCACCACCGGAACTACGGCGCCGAGGTCGTGCAGGGCTACGCCGACTGCCTCGAGCTGGCCGCCCGCGCCGGGGTGCCTCTGCACCTGGCGCACTGCCACGTGAACTTCCCGCTGAACCGCGGCCGCGCCCCCGAGGTGCTCGCCGCGATCGACGCGGCCATCGCCGCCGGCGGCGACGTCACCCTTGACGCCTACCCGTACCTCTCCAGCGCCACCTACCTCTCCTCCATGCTGCCCGGCTGGGCGCAGTCCGACGGCGCCGACGCCACCCTGGCGCTGCTCGCCGACCCGGCCACCCGCGCAGCCATCCTGCACGAGCTCGAGGTCACCGGCTCCGACGGCCAGCACGGCGTGCCCGTCGACTGGCAGACGATCTCGATCTCGGCCGTCGCCGACCCGGCCAACGCCTGGGCCGTCGGCCACACCATCGCGGAGCTCGCCACAGCACGGGGCATCGCCCCCGGCGAGCTCTTCGCCGAGCTGCTCATCGCCGACCGGCTGGGCCCCGGCTGCCTGATGGCGGTCGGCAACGCCGAGAACATGGAGGCGGTGATGCTGCACGGCGCGCACACCGTCGGCACCGACGGCATCCTCGTCGGCGAGAAGCCGCACCCGCGCGGCTGGGGCTCCTTCCCGCTCTGGCTCGGCCACTTCGCCCGGGACAGGGGGCTGCTCAGCCTCGAAGAAGCCGTGCTGCACGCCACCTCGCGCCCGGCCGCCCGCCTCGGCCTCCTCGATCGCGGTGTCGTCGCGGTCGGCAACTGGGCAGACCTCGTCCTGCTTGACCCGGATGCCGTCGGCTCCCCGGCCAGCTATGACGAGCCGACGTTGCCGCCGACCGGCATCCCGCACGTGTTCGTCAACGGCGTGCCCACCCTGCTGGACGGCCGCCGCACCGCCGAGCTGCCCGGCCGCGCCATCCGCGGCGCCGGGGCGCAGA
- the eccCa gene encoding type VII secretion protein EccCa — translation MTHDNMTLVHRPARVTKPLDPPADYPLAPPPQQGDAPPGGIPLMTLLPVLGSLSSITMIVVLRANPVMVVLGAVILVVALVGAVGMALGQRGTAIRARRRERELYLDYLEGQRAELREKHARVRRHALTLDPAPTALAEIARNPERLWERRRGDADFLRARIGAGSVPWFPLELPADANPVQPHDVIMAGEARSLAASHSSVGGMPVTVSLAGAGIVSVVGDPAETFAVVRALIAQLATLHSPDDLQLGLVTPATRLHEFAGFGLLPHSVLTEWDGPVPGRRIAADVHAMSALLDAELSRRAARLAARQRGAAGSRAGTETPLVLVLDDTDRRAGGISLPQGVSPQQLGVTVISLVRERLHEPGETRVRVSVSARDGAGTGETDAGVGIRLEDERRPDESEALDARPDAMSTMLFASLASRLAPMRLSVASRDGEGAGARELDALELLGIESIAQVAPENWPVHSNETFLTVPVAIADSGAVVTIDLKESAHGGMGPHGICIGATGSGKSEFLRTLVLSLAHSHSPEDLSMILVDYKGGAAFTPFATLPHIAGLIDNLADDAGLIQRARASIEGEIVRRQRLLKDAGSFASVTDYRAARRELPELAPMPHLFLVIDEFGELLTAEPEFIDLLLQIGRIGRALGIHLLLASQRIEGGRLRGLESYLSYRVGLRTFSEQESAVILETPDAFHLPAVPGYGYLKVDTTVYTRFKAGYVSGAVPDASARDIDNGDEQWGVFELPTYNTIESSRRARERGLPEAAAPARRSTATIIDEVVRRLRPGVSPTAPIWLPVLSERFPLFQIVDNPERQALHIPLGILDEPARQAQGPWELDLTSAGGHFAVIGAPQSGRSTFLRAFAAGAATTHTPREITMYGLDLTGSGLARLEGFPHVGGVATRGSREEQLRLLEELQGMLRQREEVFRSHRIESLAHFRTLHAAGRLPTIVSPDVVLLVDGYYSARTEFEELEAPLSDLLQRGSSFGVHLVLALTRWSEVPMSMQPLIGNRFELRLNDPADSGIARKLAETIRVDQPGRVLTDRKLFAHVALPAIDDVDDAQLGESLTLLAGQTAAAWNGPAASPIRLLPEELNPDELPDAFESPDQLPIGLRQDTMEPAMIDFDGLDQHVLVFGDAGSGKTTLLRQILATLVERYSTEELVVAIMEPRGGIAASCPDGYLGGEAKNFTRARQLAAALASELDKRQNEGEPASMRIVLLIDDYDMLASGGNNPLEPLMPYLASARDLNFNVVLTRPVAGSARALYENTIQTLKDTGGTGVILAGERAEGPLWPGVHAGQAVPGRAKLVRRGQPPRLVQIAHRQESPPQQDGAEAALDALAETTVVAG, via the coding sequence ATGACCCACGACAACATGACCCTCGTGCACCGCCCGGCCCGTGTCACCAAGCCGCTGGACCCGCCGGCCGACTACCCGCTCGCGCCTCCGCCCCAGCAAGGCGACGCGCCTCCCGGCGGCATCCCGCTGATGACACTCCTGCCCGTGCTCGGCTCACTCTCCTCGATCACGATGATCGTGGTGCTTCGCGCGAACCCGGTGATGGTCGTTCTCGGCGCCGTCATCCTCGTCGTCGCGCTGGTCGGCGCTGTCGGCATGGCCCTGGGCCAGCGCGGCACGGCGATCCGTGCCCGCCGCCGCGAACGGGAGCTCTACCTGGACTACCTCGAGGGCCAGCGCGCCGAGCTGCGTGAGAAGCACGCCCGCGTGCGCCGCCACGCGCTGACGCTCGACCCTGCGCCGACCGCTCTGGCCGAGATCGCGCGCAACCCAGAGCGTCTCTGGGAGCGCCGGCGGGGCGACGCCGATTTTCTGCGCGCGCGGATCGGCGCCGGCTCGGTGCCGTGGTTCCCGCTCGAGCTGCCCGCCGATGCCAACCCGGTGCAACCGCACGACGTCATCATGGCGGGTGAGGCTCGCTCATTGGCCGCATCGCACAGCTCGGTCGGCGGCATGCCCGTGACCGTCTCGCTCGCGGGGGCCGGAATCGTCTCCGTTGTCGGCGACCCCGCCGAGACGTTCGCCGTCGTGCGCGCCCTGATCGCGCAACTTGCCACTTTGCACTCGCCCGACGATCTGCAACTCGGCCTCGTGACGCCCGCAACGCGCCTGCACGAATTCGCCGGCTTCGGGTTGCTGCCACACAGCGTCCTCACGGAGTGGGACGGGCCCGTGCCCGGCCGCCGCATCGCAGCCGACGTGCACGCCATGTCGGCCCTGCTCGACGCAGAGCTGTCCCGGCGCGCGGCCCGGCTGGCCGCCCGCCAGCGCGGTGCCGCCGGCTCCCGTGCCGGCACGGAGACCCCCCTCGTGCTCGTTCTCGACGACACCGACCGTCGCGCCGGCGGCATCAGCCTGCCGCAGGGCGTCAGCCCGCAGCAGCTCGGCGTGACCGTGATCTCACTCGTGCGCGAACGCCTGCACGAGCCCGGCGAGACCCGCGTGCGCGTGAGTGTGAGCGCGCGGGACGGGGCTGGAACAGGGGAGACCGACGCGGGCGTCGGCATCCGTTTGGAGGATGAGCGTCGCCCGGACGAATCGGAAGCGCTGGATGCGCGCCCCGACGCAATGAGCACGATGCTCTTCGCGTCCCTCGCGTCTCGCCTCGCGCCGATGAGACTCTCCGTGGCCTCGCGCGACGGCGAGGGGGCCGGGGCGCGCGAGCTCGACGCCCTCGAGCTTCTCGGCATCGAGTCGATCGCCCAGGTTGCCCCGGAGAATTGGCCCGTTCACAGCAACGAGACCTTCCTCACGGTGCCCGTCGCGATCGCCGATTCTGGTGCGGTCGTCACCATCGACCTCAAGGAATCTGCGCACGGCGGGATGGGGCCGCACGGCATCTGCATCGGCGCGACGGGCTCCGGCAAGAGCGAGTTCCTGCGGACCCTGGTCTTGAGCCTTGCCCACTCGCACTCACCAGAAGACCTCAGCATGATATTGGTGGACTACAAGGGCGGCGCGGCCTTCACCCCGTTCGCGACCCTGCCGCACATCGCCGGGCTCATCGACAATCTGGCCGACGATGCCGGGCTCATCCAACGGGCCCGCGCGTCGATCGAGGGTGAGATCGTGCGCAGGCAACGCCTGCTCAAGGACGCCGGCTCGTTCGCGTCGGTCACCGACTACCGCGCGGCACGTCGCGAACTGCCAGAGCTCGCGCCGATGCCGCACCTCTTCCTCGTGATCGACGAGTTCGGCGAGCTGCTCACCGCGGAGCCGGAGTTCATCGACCTGCTGCTGCAGATCGGGCGCATCGGCCGTGCGCTCGGCATCCACCTGCTGCTGGCCAGCCAGCGCATCGAGGGTGGGCGCCTGCGTGGCCTCGAAAGCTACCTCTCCTACCGGGTCGGCCTGCGCACGTTCTCCGAACAGGAGTCGGCGGTGATCTTGGAGACCCCCGACGCGTTTCACCTGCCTGCAGTGCCCGGCTACGGCTACCTCAAGGTCGACACCACCGTCTACACGCGTTTCAAGGCAGGCTATGTTTCAGGCGCCGTTCCCGACGCGAGCGCACGCGACATAGACAACGGGGACGAGCAGTGGGGCGTGTTCGAACTGCCCACCTACAACACGATCGAATCGTCACGGCGGGCGCGCGAGCGGGGACTGCCGGAGGCAGCGGCACCCGCACGCCGGAGCACCGCGACGATCATCGACGAGGTGGTGCGCCGGCTGCGACCAGGGGTGAGCCCCACCGCACCGATCTGGTTGCCCGTGCTCTCTGAGCGCTTTCCGCTGTTCCAGATCGTCGACAACCCCGAGCGTCAAGCGCTGCACATCCCCCTCGGCATCCTCGACGAGCCGGCCCGCCAAGCGCAGGGGCCGTGGGAGCTCGACCTCACCTCGGCCGGCGGGCACTTCGCCGTGATCGGTGCGCCCCAGTCGGGCCGGAGCACCTTCCTCCGGGCTTTCGCCGCCGGCGCCGCGACAACGCACACGCCCCGCGAGATCACCATGTACGGGCTCGACTTGACCGGGTCGGGCCTGGCCCGTCTCGAAGGCTTCCCGCACGTCGGCGGTGTGGCCACGCGCGGCTCGCGGGAGGAGCAGCTTCGCCTGCTCGAAGAACTGCAGGGAATGCTCCGACAGCGTGAGGAGGTGTTCCGCAGCCACCGCATCGAGTCGCTCGCGCACTTCCGCACGCTGCACGCGGCCGGGAGGCTGCCCACGATCGTCTCGCCCGACGTCGTGCTCCTCGTTGACGGCTACTACTCCGCCCGCACCGAGTTCGAGGAGCTCGAGGCCCCGCTCTCAGATCTGCTGCAACGCGGAAGCTCGTTCGGCGTGCACCTCGTTCTCGCGCTCACCCGGTGGAGCGAAGTGCCGATGAGCATGCAACCGCTCATCGGCAACCGCTTCGAGCTGCGCCTCAACGACCCCGCTGACTCGGGTATCGCCCGCAAGCTTGCCGAGACCATTCGTGTTGATCAGCCGGGACGTGTTCTCACCGACCGCAAGCTCTTCGCCCACGTCGCCCTCCCCGCAATCGACGATGTCGACGATGCGCAGCTGGGTGAATCGCTGACCTTGCTCGCCGGGCAGACCGCGGCGGCGTGGAATGGGCCGGCCGCATCGCCCATCCGGCTGCTGCCGGAGGAGCTGAACCCGGATGAGCTTCCCGACGCGTTTGAGTCGCCTGACCAACTCCCCATCGGCTTGCGGCAAGACACGATGGAGCCGGCCATGATCGACTTCGACGGCCTCGACCAGCATGTGCTGGTTTTCGGTGATGCGGGCAGCGGCAAGACCACACTCCTGCGGCAGATTCTCGCGACGCTCGTCGAGCGGTACAGCACAGAAGAGCTCGTGGTCGCGATCATGGAGCCCCGCGGCGGCATCGCGGCCAGCTGCCCCGACGGTTATCTGGGAGGCGAGGCCAAGAACTTCACGCGCGCCCGGCAACTGGCTGCCGCTCTGGCGAGCGAGCTTGACAAGCGCCAGAACGAGGGCGAGCCGGCCTCCATGCGCATCGTCCTGCTGATCGACGACTACGACATGCTGGCCAGCGGCGGGAACAACCCGTTGGAGCCGCTCATGCCCTACCTGGCGTCAGCGCGCGATCTCAATTTCAACGTGGTCCTCACCCGGCCCGTCGCCGGCTCGGCCCGCGCCCTCTACGAGAACACCATCCAGACGCTCAAAGACACGGGCGGCACGGGCGTCATCCTCGCCGGTGAGCGGGCGGAGGGCCCGCTCTGGCCGGGCGTGCACGCCGGGCAGGCCGTGCCCGGCCGCGCCAAGCTCGTGCGCCGCGGCCAGCCGCCCCGCCTCGTGCAGATCGCCCACCGGCAGGAGTCCCCGCCGCAGCAGGACGGGGCTGAAGCCGCGCTCGATGCGCTGGCGGAGACGACCGTGGTGGCGGGCTAG